The following are encoded in a window of Thalassotalea insulae genomic DNA:
- a CDS encoding dehydrogenase E1 component subunit alpha/beta produces MSDRNQSLKENFIRCIKQQQLPQLSVSLTPEGVGLSANDVVDLFETQVISRHLDLHSRVMQKNGQSFYTIGSSGHEGNAASAKAFRPTDMAFLHYRSGAFTIQRGKQVDGQTSIYDMLLSFAAAKDDPISGGRHKVLGSKALAIPPQTSTIASHLPKAMGAAFSVGLAKRLGHQGEMPNDSVIVCSFGDASSNHSTAQGAINSAAWAAYQSIPMPIVFVCEDNGIGISTSTPNGWVEANYKDRAGLIYLTCDGLNVLDTYRTTLQAAKLAREKQKPVFLHLRLIRLLGHAGSDAEFVYRKEQQIDDNERNDPLLHSAAILLDNDILTAEQIVDIYQRIAQRVVTVAEQVINKSRLESAEQVMASLNPPVITDNRYRNQVDSEQRMKLFAHEKHNLKKKQHLAKLINWTLIDVMAEHSNVVLLGEDIARKGGVYNVTTKLVDRFGKNRVMNTLLDEQSILGGAIGLAHNGFVPIPEIQFLAYVHNAEDQIRGEAATLSFFSKGQYTNPMVIRIAGLAYQKGFGGHFHNDNSFAVFRDIPGLILACPSNGGDAQQMLRTSVRLAQEQQRVVVFLEPIALYMTKDLHQEGDGLWTFDYLEQTPEQATEDLATQMTVKVAGEGQDLCILTYGNGYYLSRQAQQELAQQGVNARVVDLRWLAPLDEAGIIEQVKDCQKVLIVDECRQTGSISEALMALLTEHCHEKAAQQIKRLCGADSFIPLGSAAYHVLPSKDDIVANALSLCQSPTRKIK; encoded by the coding sequence TGATGCAAAAAAATGGTCAAAGCTTCTATACTATAGGAAGCTCTGGCCATGAAGGAAATGCCGCTAGTGCAAAAGCATTTAGACCAACCGATATGGCATTTTTACATTACCGAAGTGGTGCTTTTACCATTCAGCGTGGTAAGCAAGTGGATGGCCAAACCTCAATCTATGATATGTTGCTGTCATTTGCCGCCGCAAAAGATGATCCTATTTCTGGTGGTCGTCATAAGGTGCTTGGTAGTAAAGCATTAGCTATTCCACCTCAAACCAGTACGATTGCATCGCATTTGCCAAAAGCGATGGGGGCTGCATTTTCTGTTGGTTTGGCTAAGCGTCTTGGTCATCAGGGAGAGATGCCAAACGATAGTGTGATCGTTTGTAGTTTTGGTGATGCATCATCGAACCATTCAACTGCCCAAGGAGCAATTAACAGTGCGGCGTGGGCTGCGTATCAGTCGATACCTATGCCGATAGTGTTTGTTTGTGAAGACAATGGTATTGGTATTTCTACTTCAACCCCTAATGGCTGGGTAGAAGCTAACTATAAAGATCGGGCAGGGTTGATTTATTTAACCTGTGATGGTTTGAATGTCTTAGATACTTACCGAACCACGTTGCAGGCGGCAAAACTGGCGCGTGAAAAACAGAAACCGGTATTTTTACATCTCAGACTGATCCGTTTATTAGGCCATGCCGGTTCTGATGCTGAGTTTGTTTATCGTAAAGAGCAACAAATTGATGATAATGAACGTAATGATCCGTTATTACATAGTGCGGCTATTTTACTGGATAATGACATTTTAACCGCTGAGCAAATTGTTGATATTTATCAGCGAATTGCTCAGCGAGTCGTGACGGTGGCCGAACAGGTTATTAATAAGTCGAGACTAGAGAGTGCTGAGCAGGTGATGGCTAGTCTTAATCCGCCAGTAATCACTGATAATCGTTATCGGAATCAAGTGGATAGTGAACAACGGATGAAGCTGTTTGCCCATGAAAAGCATAATCTTAAAAAGAAACAGCACCTGGCTAAGCTTATCAACTGGACGTTAATCGATGTCATGGCAGAGCACAGCAATGTCGTGTTGCTTGGTGAAGATATTGCCCGCAAAGGTGGCGTCTATAATGTCACTACTAAGCTGGTCGATCGCTTTGGTAAAAATCGAGTGATGAATACACTGCTTGATGAACAGTCAATATTAGGCGGTGCCATTGGCTTAGCCCATAACGGTTTTGTGCCTATTCCTGAAATTCAGTTTTTAGCCTATGTTCATAATGCAGAAGATCAAATACGCGGTGAAGCGGCGACGTTATCGTTTTTCAGTAAAGGTCAGTATACCAATCCTATGGTGATCCGCATTGCAGGATTGGCTTACCAAAAAGGCTTTGGTGGCCATTTTCACAATGATAATTCGTTTGCGGTATTTCGTGATATTCCAGGGTTAATTTTAGCTTGTCCATCCAATGGTGGCGATGCGCAGCAGATGCTAAGAACCTCAGTGCGGCTGGCTCAAGAGCAGCAGCGGGTGGTGGTGTTTTTAGAACCCATCGCGCTTTATATGACTAAAGATTTGCATCAGGAAGGTGATGGTTTATGGACCTTTGATTATCTTGAACAAACACCCGAACAAGCGACTGAGGATCTTGCCACGCAAATGACAGTGAAAGTGGCTGGCGAAGGTCAGGATTTATGTATTTTGACTTATGGTAATGGCTATTATTTATCGCGTCAGGCGCAACAAGAATTAGCGCAACAGGGAGTGAATGCCCGAGTTGTTGATTTACGCTGGTTAGCACCATTAGACGAAGCCGGCATTATTGAGCAGGTAAAAGATTGTCAAAAAGTATTAATTGTTGATGAATGTCGACAAACTGGATCGATCAGCGAAGCGTTAATGGCGTTATTAACTGAACATTGTCACGAAAAAGCCGCACAGCAGATCAAACGTTTATGTGGTGCAGACAGTTTTATCCCATTAGGCAGTGCGGCGTATCATGTTTTACCTTCTAAAGATGACATTGTTGCTAACGCGTTATCACTATGCCAGTCACCAACTAGGAAAATAAAATGA
- a CDS encoding ACP S-malonyltransferase → MTNTKKQRAVVICPGRGTYNKEELGYLSRFHSDKSSFIEHIDQYRTLQNQAPISKLDSMDKYSMRTHTAGENASALIYACAYGDYQSIDNDKYDIVAVTGNSMGWYIALAVAGALKAYGAIELINTMGSMMTDGIIGGQLIYPVVDQYWQRDKQREQQVLALVTEVNQRADCQVYISIYLGGYIVLGGDKNGLQAMQENLPVIDDRYPMNLFNHAAFHTPLLNEISSKAQQMLAPSLFHCPDVPLIDGLGNIWQPYATDCQALYDYTLGTQVVAPYNFSKAIEVAVKEFAPDKLIILGPGATLGGSVAQCLIEHQWQGLNCKTDFIERQKQDPYILSMGIAEQRALVI, encoded by the coding sequence ATGACCAATACCAAGAAACAAAGAGCAGTGGTGATTTGTCCTGGGCGAGGAACCTATAATAAGGAAGAATTAGGTTATTTATCGCGTTTTCATAGTGATAAATCGTCATTTATTGAGCACATCGATCAGTATCGAACCCTGCAAAATCAGGCGCCGATCAGCAAGCTTGATAGCATGGATAAATACAGTATGCGTACTCATACCGCCGGTGAAAACGCTTCTGCACTGATTTATGCCTGCGCTTATGGCGATTATCAGTCGATTGATAACGATAAGTATGACATTGTTGCCGTCACTGGGAATTCTATGGGCTGGTATATTGCATTAGCAGTTGCTGGTGCGTTAAAAGCTTATGGCGCAATTGAACTGATTAATACCATGGGGTCGATGATGACTGATGGGATTATCGGCGGGCAATTGATTTACCCTGTGGTTGATCAGTACTGGCAACGGGATAAACAACGAGAACAGCAGGTATTGGCTTTGGTGACAGAGGTTAATCAAAGAGCTGATTGTCAGGTTTATATTTCGATCTATCTTGGCGGTTATATTGTACTGGGCGGCGATAAAAACGGCTTGCAGGCGATGCAGGAAAATTTGCCAGTGATCGATGATAGATACCCGATGAATTTATTTAACCATGCGGCATTTCATACCCCACTGTTAAATGAGATATCTTCCAAGGCGCAGCAGATGCTGGCACCGTCTTTGTTTCATTGTCCTGATGTACCATTGATTGATGGTCTAGGAAATATCTGGCAGCCTTATGCAACGGATTGTCAGGCATTATATGATTATACTTTAGGCACGCAAGTGGTAGCGCCATATAACTTTAGTAAGGCAATTGAAGTGGCGGTTAAAGAATTTGCCCCAGACAAATTAATTATTTTAGGACCAGGAGCAACACTTGGTGGTTCTGTCGCGCAATGCTTGATTGAACATCAGTGGCAAGGATTAAATTGTAAAACCGACTTTATTGAACGACAAAAGCAAGATCCCTATATTTTGTCTATGGGGATTGCTGAGCAACGGGCGTTAGTGATTTAA
- a CDS encoding aldose epimerase family protein yields the protein MSSHLAFNRIIQQDFGQLTSGEFASLYTLTNANGMQVKITNYGAIIVSIFTPDKTQRLTDIVLGYDNVADYEADNYYLGAVIGRYAGRIHQGKISINGQQHQLTLNAPDSQLHGGKQGLNKQLWRAKTSENADTACLTLSYTSPDGEQGFPGTVNFTVNYHLNDNNELIVEYLAKTDQPTLVNLTQHSYFNLAGHNSGNVHSHQVAINADYFLPMNERAYPTGEIAQVDHTPHDFRQLKALAQDIDADNKQIAIGKGYDNYWLLNDNAISVQAFAAQVVEPNSGRRMTIYTDQPSMVLYTANYIDGSHIGKNNYCYQRRAALCLEPQRANNKEKGVTLDNTLLTPTQPFASTTRYVFDLIES from the coding sequence TGGCATGCAGGTAAAAATCACCAATTATGGCGCCATCATCGTTTCAATATTTACGCCAGATAAAACTCAGCGCCTTACCGATATCGTCTTAGGCTATGATAATGTTGCAGACTATGAAGCTGACAACTATTATCTTGGCGCAGTCATCGGCCGCTATGCTGGGCGCATCCATCAAGGCAAAATTTCAATCAATGGCCAACAACATCAACTAACACTCAATGCCCCAGACAGCCAGTTACATGGTGGTAAGCAAGGGTTGAATAAACAATTATGGCGTGCCAAAACCAGCGAAAATGCAGATACTGCCTGTTTAACACTGTCATACACCAGTCCAGATGGTGAGCAAGGTTTTCCTGGCACCGTTAATTTTACCGTCAATTATCACCTTAATGATAATAATGAACTGATTGTTGAATATTTGGCTAAAACCGATCAGCCAACCTTAGTTAATCTCACTCAGCACAGTTATTTTAATCTTGCCGGTCATAACAGTGGCAATGTGCATTCCCATCAAGTCGCCATTAATGCCGACTATTTTTTACCGATGAATGAACGAGCCTATCCAACGGGGGAAATTGCACAGGTAGACCATACACCACATGACTTTAGACAGTTAAAAGCATTGGCTCAGGATATTGATGCTGACAATAAACAAATTGCCATTGGCAAAGGTTATGATAATTATTGGCTGCTCAACGATAACGCGATATCAGTACAAGCATTTGCAGCTCAGGTAGTAGAACCTAATTCAGGCCGGCGGATGACAATCTATACCGATCAGCCAAGCATGGTGCTATATACAGCAAATTACATAGATGGCAGTCATATTGGAAAAAATAATTATTGCTATCAGCGCAGAGCGGCGCTGTGCTTAGAACCTCAGCGTGCTAACAATAAAGAAAAAGGTGTCACTTTGGACAATACCTTGTTAACACCAACACAGCCATTTGCCAGCACCACTCGTTATGTGTTTGATCTGATAGAAAGCTAA
- the argR gene encoding transcriptional regulator ArgR → MTSERKKNEAELVLAFKALLHEQCYGSQSQLADALAEQGFKNMSQAKISRLLSKLGAVKMRNASNQVVYILPDELAIPKSRQAIQSVVVSVKHNNMQIIVKTGIGGAPLISRMLDSMGESAGILGTLAGDDTIFIAPVDVNKIDQITDDIKRLLDV, encoded by the coding sequence ATGACATCAGAACGTAAGAAGAATGAAGCCGAATTGGTTTTGGCATTTAAAGCCTTATTGCATGAACAATGTTACGGTTCACAAAGCCAGTTAGCGGACGCTTTAGCTGAGCAAGGCTTTAAAAATATGTCGCAGGCTAAAATTTCCCGTTTGCTGTCAAAATTGGGCGCGGTAAAAATGCGTAATGCCAGTAATCAGGTGGTGTATATTCTGCCGGATGAATTGGCGATCCCGAAATCCCGTCAGGCCATTCAATCTGTCGTGGTCAGTGTTAAGCATAATAATATGCAGATCATTGTTAAAACAGGCATTGGTGGCGCACCGTTAATTTCTCGTATGTTAGACAGTATGGGGGAGTCAGCAGGGATCTTAGGTACACTCGCTGGCGATGATACCATTTTTATTGCGCCAGTTGATGTTAATAAAATCGATCAAATTACCGATGATATTAAGCGCTTGCTTGATGTTTAA